One genomic segment of Pseudomonadota bacterium includes these proteins:
- a CDS encoding cyclic nucleotide-binding domain-containing protein, translating to MNPGPLTSIDLTTTCPKIGVFRYMDAEDWGIYKSYLEQASYTAGDILYREGDAGDFLAYIVSGHLEALKETEFLAKPVILAKFFAGSLVGEMAFLDGSRRSVSIKVIEDSELLIFTRQSQAKLLDEAPRVMAKLFNGISHLLSLRLRRANDRLATLF from the coding sequence ATGAATCCCGGACCATTGACCTCCATTGATTTAACCACCACCTGCCCGAAGATTGGCGTCTTCCGCTACATGGATGCTGAAGATTGGGGAATTTATAAGTCCTACCTGGAGCAGGCCAGTTATACTGCCGGCGATATCCTTTACCGTGAAGGTGATGCTGGGGATTTCCTTGCCTATATTGTCAGCGGCCATCTTGAAGCCCTCAAAGAGACTGAATTTCTGGCCAAACCGGTAATCCTGGCCAAGTTTTTTGCCGGTTCGCTGGTTGGTGAAATGGCTTTTCTGGACGGCAGTCGCCGGTCGGTGAGCATCAAGGTGATTGAAGACTCCGAGCTGTTGATTTTTACTCGCCAATCCCAGGCCAAACTTCTGGATGAAGCTCCCCGGGTGATGGCAAAACTTTTTAACGGTATTTCCCATCTGCTCAGCCTCCGCCTGCGGCGGGCTAACGATCGACTGGCTACCCTTTTCTAG
- a CDS encoding ABC transporter substrate-binding protein translates to MMKRTCMKSPFVVFMVVLATIFFVGISFSLAAESEAALSPQQQLKSGIDNLIEVLSDESLKGEAGKELLEEKVVQLFKQHFDLSYTSKMCLGRHWRKISAAEKDEFVGLFSDLLKSTYVGRVDEYSGETVSYNKEIMQGSKSLVKTVVISKGKEIPVDYKMIDRDGSWLVYDVIIEGVSMVRNYRSQFSSILQKKKFAELLDQIRDKIAQNQAEKDAAKEPQKG, encoded by the coding sequence ATGATGAAACGAACGTGCATGAAATCTCCTTTTGTGGTTTTTATGGTGGTGCTGGCTACGATTTTTTTCGTCGGTATCTCCTTTTCCCTGGCGGCGGAAAGCGAGGCTGCTTTATCCCCCCAGCAGCAGTTGAAATCCGGTATTGATAATTTGATTGAGGTTTTGTCTGATGAAAGCCTGAAAGGTGAAGCCGGCAAAGAACTGCTGGAAGAGAAGGTTGTCCAGCTTTTTAAACAGCACTTTGATTTGAGCTATACCTCCAAGATGTGTCTGGGGCGCCATTGGCGCAAAATTTCGGCGGCGGAAAAAGATGAGTTTGTCGGTTTGTTCTCGGATTTATTGAAAAGTACCTATGTCGGCAGGGTTGACGAATATTCCGGTGAAACGGTTAGTTATAATAAGGAGATAATGCAGGGGAGTAAATCCCTGGTGAAAACAGTGGTTATCAGTAAAGGCAAGGAAATCCCCGTGGATTATAAAATGATCGACCGGGATGGCAGCTGGCTGGTTTATGATGTGATTATCGAAGGAGTGAGCATGGTGCGTAATTACCGCAGCCAGTTTTCTTCCATTTTGCAGAAAAAGAAATTTGCCGAATTGCTTGACCAAATACGGGATAAAATTGCCCAGAACCAGGCGGAAAAAGATGCTGCCAAGGAGCCGCAAAAAGGATGA
- a CDS encoding VacJ family lipoprotein has protein sequence MIAARRIVGRKKLWPGLTLFLFLLAVMAFGVVLVSPAAAADQQLNGETADEFSDEYADTDNMIADPLESYNRIMFTFNDRFYFWFLKPVSQGYGKVVPEPLRIGVRNFFTNLSAPIRLLNCLLQGKFTAFGDELSRFLLNSTAGVAGLMDPASYDGMKKYDEDFSQTLGFYGMGHGFYFVWPFFGPSSVRGTAGLAADYFTEPLTWIYWDNIETGIAVGSGKMVNRTSLTIGTYEDLIKAVLDPYVAVRNAYYQNQLKKVEE, from the coding sequence ATGATTGCTGCCAGGAGGATTGTGGGACGGAAAAAGTTATGGCCGGGTCTTACGTTGTTCTTATTTTTGCTGGCCGTTATGGCCTTTGGTGTGGTCTTGGTTTCCCCGGCAGCAGCGGCTGATCAGCAGTTGAATGGGGAAACAGCCGATGAATTTTCCGATGAATATGCCGATACCGATAATATGATTGCCGATCCTCTGGAATCATATAACCGGATCATGTTTACTTTTAACGACCGCTTTTATTTCTGGTTTTTGAAACCGGTTTCCCAGGGATATGGCAAGGTAGTTCCCGAACCCCTGAGAATCGGGGTCAGGAATTTCTTTACCAATCTCAGTGCTCCCATTCGGTTGTTGAATTGTCTGCTGCAAGGGAAATTTACCGCTTTCGGTGATGAACTGAGCCGTTTTTTGCTGAACAGTACGGCGGGTGTTGCCGGCCTGATGGATCCGGCATCCTATGATGGGATGAAGAAATATGATGAAGATTTTTCCCAGACCCTGGGTTTTTATGGAATGGGGCATGGATTCTATTTTGTCTGGCCTTTTTTCGGTCCTTCCAGTGTCCGGGGGACAGCGGGTCTGGCTGCAGACTACTTTACCGAACCACTCACCTGGATATACTGGGATAATATTGAAACAGGTATTGCTGTTGGCAGTGGCAAAATGGTTAACCGTACATCTTTGACCATTGGTACGTATGAAGACTTGATCAAAGCGGTCCTGGATCCTTACGTGGCAGTGAGAAATGCCTATTATCAAAACCAATTGAAAAAGGTTGAAGAATGA
- the mlaD gene encoding outer membrane lipid asymmetry maintenance protein MlaD, whose amino-acid sequence MAKKRFNIELAVGVFMLIGLLAVAYLAINLGGIDLFGGNYTRISAQFDSVSGLKEGARVEIAGVLVGKVEKISLNKYDMATVELLIFPEVKLQSDVIASVKTQGIIGDKFIKIYPGGDDVYLGDGDQITETESAIDLEDLISKYVFGDV is encoded by the coding sequence ATGGCGAAAAAAAGATTTAACATTGAGTTGGCAGTGGGTGTCTTTATGTTGATAGGCCTGCTGGCGGTTGCCTACCTGGCGATTAATCTGGGCGGTATTGATTTGTTTGGGGGCAATTATACCAGAATTTCGGCCCAGTTTGATTCGGTTTCCGGATTAAAAGAGGGAGCCCGGGTGGAAATTGCTGGTGTACTGGTGGGTAAAGTTGAGAAAATCTCGTTGAATAAGTATGATATGGCCACGGTGGAACTGTTAATTTTTCCCGAAGTCAAGCTGCAGAGCGACGTTATTGCCTCGGTTAAAACCCAGGGAATTATCGGTGATAAATTTATTAAGATTTATCCCGGAGGTGACGATGTCTATCTTGGTGATGGTGACCAGATAACGGAAACCGAATCAGCCATTGATCTGGAGGATTTGATCAGCAAGTATGTATTCGGCGATGTGTGA
- a CDS encoding ABC transporter ATP-binding protein translates to MTCENCCIELVGIEKSFGKQKVLRGVNLPIRRGLTTVIVGESGQGKSVLLKHILGLVSPDAGQVTVEGQDVTRLRRSELKSLRTRFGVLFQGAALFDSLTVFDNIALPLRERTRMPAAEVREKVHATLELLGLTGSEDKYPAQLSGGMKKRVGLARALQLDPEILLFDEPTTGLDPVKSHEVYQMFHETQKKLGYTSIIVSHDIPKIFNLADYIALLHEGVIQICATPEDIQRCEIPLVKAFVERVMGKMYTSEIEDLELAAGL, encoded by the coding sequence ATGACTTGTGAAAATTGCTGTATTGAGTTGGTCGGGATAGAAAAATCTTTTGGCAAACAGAAGGTTTTGCGGGGGGTAAACCTGCCTATCCGCCGGGGCTTGACGACGGTTATTGTCGGGGAAAGCGGCCAGGGAAAGAGTGTTCTGCTCAAACATATTCTGGGATTGGTTTCCCCTGATGCCGGCCAGGTGACAGTTGAAGGGCAGGATGTGACCAGGCTCAGACGATCCGAACTGAAAAGCCTGCGGACCCGATTCGGGGTGTTATTCCAGGGTGCCGCATTGTTTGATTCCCTGACAGTTTTTGATAATATCGCTCTGCCGCTGAGGGAGCGGACCCGAATGCCGGCAGCCGAAGTGCGGGAAAAGGTCCATGCAACTCTTGAATTGCTGGGATTGACCGGCAGTGAGGATAAATATCCGGCTCAACTCAGCGGCGGGATGAAAAAACGGGTGGGGCTGGCCCGGGCATTGCAGCTGGATCCTGAAATCCTTCTCTTTGATGAGCCCACCACCGGTCTTGATCCGGTGAAAAGTCATGAAGTTTACCAGATGTTTCATGAGACCCAGAAAAAGTTGGGGTATACCAGCATCATAGTCAGCCATGATATTCCAAAAATCTTCAACCTGGCTGATTATATTGCTCTGCTTCATGAAGGGGTTATCCAGATATGCGCAACCCCGGAGGATATCCAGCGCTGTGAAATACCGCTGGTCAAAGCTTTTGTTGAACGGGTGATGGGGAAAATGTACACCAGTGAAATTGAAGACCTGGAGTTGGCTGCCGGACTTTAA